A window from Gossypium raimondii isolate GPD5lz chromosome 7, ASM2569854v1, whole genome shotgun sequence encodes these proteins:
- the LOC105784994 gene encoding uncharacterized protein LOC105784994 isoform X2, protein MADDPEKRFYSIMDKLFHSSKSTTPFSSPPAPGTGGQRQLLRAKKRPVPSYTTAVEKPQHCLAASEAPLCRPWDRGDLLRRLSTFKSMTWFAKPKVVNAVNCARRGWVNVDMDIIACESCGARLLFSTPSSWKRQQVEKAALVFSLKLDSEHKLLCPWIDNTCDERLAEFPPSVPADLVDKFRERSDSLFQLIALPVISSLAIEFMRSPQLEQFLRQPLMLDCLKGNAEFSHLERIEDGSAVDSAILYYQAQKLLSLCGWEPRSLPYVVDCKDGQNQFVKDADILSSSQGVGYGLNLHLSFRPTDENENLEANKGFENSFGLQYDPKSVVLDCRLCGASVGLWAFSTVQRPVELFRLFGCEEVNPGVHDSGHESDVCEVPFNSGSSSMEQSSNSKLTIAGGPPPTRQNFKARIYVPVIGESLRARLLYHPEIRDQIYSNPKNTLVESNCNRILGEIDCFNNSVNQLGVPLADLRTLNGKKDGQVNCNSKSSDQSPCSNYDVCSGDDTFRNVTPLEGTDFTAKENSPYTGIDDSNIGGQIESSQNLVLDSCQSNNFPEKVDNDRTCNLAVKNSDAMLVGESSVMTQGANVSPRNEGAEANDSSVMVTSEKYYPEQNAEPDKVCDKKNCFSNRDSTCVASCLEADVNVDGTNKMNSREDKTCSNSEEGVIAEVQAVQNNKVLSCPKGKDLKRLHMDKISEFDPIRQHRHFCPWIAPMSGGAPGWQQTLSALLYGKDFPHSSPVCSTSTVSMIKVDDPIASVRKLFMSPTAKRTKITRE, encoded by the exons atggcCGACGATCCAGAGAAGAGGTTTTATTCGATCATGGACAAGCTCTTCCATTCTTCTAAATCTACAACTCCCTTCTCCAG TCCTCCGGCACCGGGAACGGGAGGACAAAGACAACTATTACGGGCGAAGAAACGACCCGTTCCATCGTACACTACAGCAGTGGAAAAGCCGCAGCACTGCTTAGCTGCGTCTGAAGCTCCACTTTGCAGACCATGGGATAGAGGAGATCTTTTGAGGAGGTTATCAACTTTCAAATCCATGACTTGGTTTGCTAAGCCCAAG GTAGTAAATGCTGTTAATTGTGCTAGGAGAGGTTGGGTCAATGTAGATATGGACATTATAGCCTGTGAATCATGTGGAGCACGTCTCCTGTTTTCTACTCCATCGTCTTGGAAACGGCAGCAAG TTGAGAAGGCAGCCTTGGTATTTAGCTTAAAGCTGGATAGTGAACACAAATTGCTTTGCCCTTGGATTGATAATACCTGTGATGAAAGATTGGCTGAATTTCCTCCTTCTGTGCCTGCTGATTTAGTTGATAAATTCCGGGAGAGATCCGACTCACTCTTTCAACTTATAGCTCTTCCTGTTATTTCATCTTTGGCCATTGAATTTATGAGAAGCCCTCAGCTTGAACAATTTCTCAGACAACCCTTAATGCTGGATTGTCTGAAAGGGAATGCTGAATTTTCTCATTTAGAAAGGATAGAAGATGGTTCTGCAGTGGATTCTGCCATCTTGTATTATCAG GCTCAAAAGCTTTTAAGTCTTTGTGGCTGGGAACCACGTTCACTACCTTATGTAGTTGACTGCAAGGATGGTCAGAATCAGTTTGTTAAAGATGCTGATATTTTGAGTTCATCCCAGGGAGTTGGTTATGGACTAAATTTGCATCTCAGCTTCCGTCCAACTGATGAAAATGAGAATTTGGAGGCAAATAAAGGCTTTGAAAATTCTTTTGGATTGCAATATGATCCCAAATCTGTTGTTTTAGATTGCAGGCTTTGTGGCGCGAGTGTTGGATTATGGGCTTTCTCCACTGTCCAACGGCCTGTAGAGTTATTCAGATTATTTGGATGCGAGGAAGTCAATCCTGGAGTCCACGATTCTGGCCATGAAAGCGATGTCTGTGAGGTTCCTTTTAATAGTGGGTCATCATCTATGGAGCAatcttcaaattcaaaattaactatagCTGGGGGTCCTCCACCAACACGACAAAactttaaagcaagaatctaTGTACCTGTTATTGGCGAGAGTTTAAGGGCTAGACTTTTGTATCATCCAGAGATTAGAGATCAGATATACAGTAATCCAAAAAATACTCTAGTAGAATCCAATTGTAATAGGATTCTGGGAGAAATAGATTGTTTCAATAATAGTGTTAATCAGCTAGGTGTTCCGTTAGCGGACTTGAGAActttaaatggaaaaaaagatGGTCAAGTGAATTGTAATTCTAAAAGCAGTGATCAGTCTCCTTGTTCAAACTATGATGTTTGTTCAGGAGATGATACTTTTAGAAACGTCACACCGTTGGAAGGAACCGACTTCACTGCAAAAGAAAATTCTCCTTATACTGGTATAGATGATTCTAATATTGGGGGTCAAATAGAGAGTTCGCAGAATTTAGTCCTAGATTCTTGCCAAAGTAATAACTTTCCTGAAAAGGTAGACAATGATAGAACTTGCAACTTAGCAGTAAAGAACTCTGATGCTATGCTTGTTGGTGAGTCTTCTGTTATGACTCAAGGTGCTAATGTTTCCCCTAGAAATGAAGGAGCTGAGGCTAATGATTCATCAGTTATGGTTACATCTGAAAAGTACTATCCAGAACAAAATGCAGAACCAGATAAGGtttgtgataaaaaaaattgtttttctaATCGAGACTCTACATGTGTTGCCTCTTGCTTGGAAGCTGATGTAAATGTTGATGGCACAAATAAGATGAACTCCAGAGAAGACAAAACTTGTTCCAACAGCGAGGAAGGAGTGATTGCTGAAGTCCAGGCTGTACAAAACAATAAGGTCTTATCCTGTCCCAAAG GAAAGGATCTAAAGCGACTACATATGGATAAAATATCAGAGTTTGATCCGATCAGGCAGCACAGGCATTTTTGTCCATGGATTGCACCAATGAGTGGTGGGGCACCTGGATGGCAACAAACATTATCTGCTTTGCTTTATGGGAAAGATTTTCCTCATTCTTCACCTGTGTGTTCTACTTCAACCGTCTCCATGATTAAG GTTGATGATCCCATTGCCTCAGTTAGAAAGCTTTTCATGTCCCCTACGGCCAAAAGAACTAAAATCACTCGAGAATGA
- the LOC105784994 gene encoding uncharacterized protein LOC105784994 isoform X1, protein MADDPEKRFYSIMDKLFHSSKSTTPFSSSPPAPGTGGQRQLLRAKKRPVPSYTTAVEKPQHCLAASEAPLCRPWDRGDLLRRLSTFKSMTWFAKPKVVNAVNCARRGWVNVDMDIIACESCGARLLFSTPSSWKRQQVEKAALVFSLKLDSEHKLLCPWIDNTCDERLAEFPPSVPADLVDKFRERSDSLFQLIALPVISSLAIEFMRSPQLEQFLRQPLMLDCLKGNAEFSHLERIEDGSAVDSAILYYQAQKLLSLCGWEPRSLPYVVDCKDGQNQFVKDADILSSSQGVGYGLNLHLSFRPTDENENLEANKGFENSFGLQYDPKSVVLDCRLCGASVGLWAFSTVQRPVELFRLFGCEEVNPGVHDSGHESDVCEVPFNSGSSSMEQSSNSKLTIAGGPPPTRQNFKARIYVPVIGESLRARLLYHPEIRDQIYSNPKNTLVESNCNRILGEIDCFNNSVNQLGVPLADLRTLNGKKDGQVNCNSKSSDQSPCSNYDVCSGDDTFRNVTPLEGTDFTAKENSPYTGIDDSNIGGQIESSQNLVLDSCQSNNFPEKVDNDRTCNLAVKNSDAMLVGESSVMTQGANVSPRNEGAEANDSSVMVTSEKYYPEQNAEPDKVCDKKNCFSNRDSTCVASCLEADVNVDGTNKMNSREDKTCSNSEEGVIAEVQAVQNNKVLSCPKGKDLKRLHMDKISEFDPIRQHRHFCPWIAPMSGGAPGWQQTLSALLYGKDFPHSSPVCSTSTVSMIKVDDPIASVRKLFMSPTAKRTKITRE, encoded by the exons atggcCGACGATCCAGAGAAGAGGTTTTATTCGATCATGGACAAGCTCTTCCATTCTTCTAAATCTACAACTCCCTTCTCCAG tAGTCCTCCGGCACCGGGAACGGGAGGACAAAGACAACTATTACGGGCGAAGAAACGACCCGTTCCATCGTACACTACAGCAGTGGAAAAGCCGCAGCACTGCTTAGCTGCGTCTGAAGCTCCACTTTGCAGACCATGGGATAGAGGAGATCTTTTGAGGAGGTTATCAACTTTCAAATCCATGACTTGGTTTGCTAAGCCCAAG GTAGTAAATGCTGTTAATTGTGCTAGGAGAGGTTGGGTCAATGTAGATATGGACATTATAGCCTGTGAATCATGTGGAGCACGTCTCCTGTTTTCTACTCCATCGTCTTGGAAACGGCAGCAAG TTGAGAAGGCAGCCTTGGTATTTAGCTTAAAGCTGGATAGTGAACACAAATTGCTTTGCCCTTGGATTGATAATACCTGTGATGAAAGATTGGCTGAATTTCCTCCTTCTGTGCCTGCTGATTTAGTTGATAAATTCCGGGAGAGATCCGACTCACTCTTTCAACTTATAGCTCTTCCTGTTATTTCATCTTTGGCCATTGAATTTATGAGAAGCCCTCAGCTTGAACAATTTCTCAGACAACCCTTAATGCTGGATTGTCTGAAAGGGAATGCTGAATTTTCTCATTTAGAAAGGATAGAAGATGGTTCTGCAGTGGATTCTGCCATCTTGTATTATCAG GCTCAAAAGCTTTTAAGTCTTTGTGGCTGGGAACCACGTTCACTACCTTATGTAGTTGACTGCAAGGATGGTCAGAATCAGTTTGTTAAAGATGCTGATATTTTGAGTTCATCCCAGGGAGTTGGTTATGGACTAAATTTGCATCTCAGCTTCCGTCCAACTGATGAAAATGAGAATTTGGAGGCAAATAAAGGCTTTGAAAATTCTTTTGGATTGCAATATGATCCCAAATCTGTTGTTTTAGATTGCAGGCTTTGTGGCGCGAGTGTTGGATTATGGGCTTTCTCCACTGTCCAACGGCCTGTAGAGTTATTCAGATTATTTGGATGCGAGGAAGTCAATCCTGGAGTCCACGATTCTGGCCATGAAAGCGATGTCTGTGAGGTTCCTTTTAATAGTGGGTCATCATCTATGGAGCAatcttcaaattcaaaattaactatagCTGGGGGTCCTCCACCAACACGACAAAactttaaagcaagaatctaTGTACCTGTTATTGGCGAGAGTTTAAGGGCTAGACTTTTGTATCATCCAGAGATTAGAGATCAGATATACAGTAATCCAAAAAATACTCTAGTAGAATCCAATTGTAATAGGATTCTGGGAGAAATAGATTGTTTCAATAATAGTGTTAATCAGCTAGGTGTTCCGTTAGCGGACTTGAGAActttaaatggaaaaaaagatGGTCAAGTGAATTGTAATTCTAAAAGCAGTGATCAGTCTCCTTGTTCAAACTATGATGTTTGTTCAGGAGATGATACTTTTAGAAACGTCACACCGTTGGAAGGAACCGACTTCACTGCAAAAGAAAATTCTCCTTATACTGGTATAGATGATTCTAATATTGGGGGTCAAATAGAGAGTTCGCAGAATTTAGTCCTAGATTCTTGCCAAAGTAATAACTTTCCTGAAAAGGTAGACAATGATAGAACTTGCAACTTAGCAGTAAAGAACTCTGATGCTATGCTTGTTGGTGAGTCTTCTGTTATGACTCAAGGTGCTAATGTTTCCCCTAGAAATGAAGGAGCTGAGGCTAATGATTCATCAGTTATGGTTACATCTGAAAAGTACTATCCAGAACAAAATGCAGAACCAGATAAGGtttgtgataaaaaaaattgtttttctaATCGAGACTCTACATGTGTTGCCTCTTGCTTGGAAGCTGATGTAAATGTTGATGGCACAAATAAGATGAACTCCAGAGAAGACAAAACTTGTTCCAACAGCGAGGAAGGAGTGATTGCTGAAGTCCAGGCTGTACAAAACAATAAGGTCTTATCCTGTCCCAAAG GAAAGGATCTAAAGCGACTACATATGGATAAAATATCAGAGTTTGATCCGATCAGGCAGCACAGGCATTTTTGTCCATGGATTGCACCAATGAGTGGTGGGGCACCTGGATGGCAACAAACATTATCTGCTTTGCTTTATGGGAAAGATTTTCCTCATTCTTCACCTGTGTGTTCTACTTCAACCGTCTCCATGATTAAG GTTGATGATCCCATTGCCTCAGTTAGAAAGCTTTTCATGTCCCCTACGGCCAAAAGAACTAAAATCACTCGAGAATGA
- the LOC105784994 gene encoding uncharacterized protein LOC105784994 isoform X3 has translation MADDPEKRFYSIMDKLFHSSKSTTPFSSSPPAPGTGGQRQLLRAKKRPVPSYTTAVEKPQHCLAASEAPLCRPWDRGDLLRRLSTFKSMTWFAKPKVVNAVNCARRGWVNVDMDIIACESCGARLLFSTPSSWKRQQVEKAALVFSLKLDSEHKLLCPWIDNTCDERLAEFPPSVPADLVDKFRERSDSLFQLIALPVISSLAIEFMRSPQLEQFLRQPLMLDCLKGNAEFSHLERIEDGSAVDSAILYYQAQKLLSLCGWEPRSLPYVVDCKDGQNQFVKDADILSSSQGVGYGLNLHLSFRPTDENENLEANKGFENSFGLQYDPKSVVLDCRLCGASVGLWAFSTVQRPVELFRLFGCEEVNPGVHDSGHESDVCEVPFNSGSSSMEQSSNSKLTIAGGPPPTRQNFKARIYVPVIGESLRARLLYHPEIRDQIYSNPKNTLVESNCNRILGEIDCFNNSVNQLGVPLADLRTLNGKKDGQVNCNSKSSDQSPCSNYDVCSGDDTFRNVTPLEGTDFTAKENSPYTGIDDSNIGGQIESSQNLVLDSCQSNNFPEKVDNDRTCNLAVKNSDAMLVGESSVMTQGANVSPRNEGAEANDSSVMVTSEKYYPEQNAEPDKMNSREDKTCSNSEEGVIAEVQAVQNNKVLSCPKGKDLKRLHMDKISEFDPIRQHRHFCPWIAPMSGGAPGWQQTLSALLYGKDFPHSSPVCSTSTVSMIKVDDPIASVRKLFMSPTAKRTKITRE, from the exons atggcCGACGATCCAGAGAAGAGGTTTTATTCGATCATGGACAAGCTCTTCCATTCTTCTAAATCTACAACTCCCTTCTCCAG tAGTCCTCCGGCACCGGGAACGGGAGGACAAAGACAACTATTACGGGCGAAGAAACGACCCGTTCCATCGTACACTACAGCAGTGGAAAAGCCGCAGCACTGCTTAGCTGCGTCTGAAGCTCCACTTTGCAGACCATGGGATAGAGGAGATCTTTTGAGGAGGTTATCAACTTTCAAATCCATGACTTGGTTTGCTAAGCCCAAG GTAGTAAATGCTGTTAATTGTGCTAGGAGAGGTTGGGTCAATGTAGATATGGACATTATAGCCTGTGAATCATGTGGAGCACGTCTCCTGTTTTCTACTCCATCGTCTTGGAAACGGCAGCAAG TTGAGAAGGCAGCCTTGGTATTTAGCTTAAAGCTGGATAGTGAACACAAATTGCTTTGCCCTTGGATTGATAATACCTGTGATGAAAGATTGGCTGAATTTCCTCCTTCTGTGCCTGCTGATTTAGTTGATAAATTCCGGGAGAGATCCGACTCACTCTTTCAACTTATAGCTCTTCCTGTTATTTCATCTTTGGCCATTGAATTTATGAGAAGCCCTCAGCTTGAACAATTTCTCAGACAACCCTTAATGCTGGATTGTCTGAAAGGGAATGCTGAATTTTCTCATTTAGAAAGGATAGAAGATGGTTCTGCAGTGGATTCTGCCATCTTGTATTATCAG GCTCAAAAGCTTTTAAGTCTTTGTGGCTGGGAACCACGTTCACTACCTTATGTAGTTGACTGCAAGGATGGTCAGAATCAGTTTGTTAAAGATGCTGATATTTTGAGTTCATCCCAGGGAGTTGGTTATGGACTAAATTTGCATCTCAGCTTCCGTCCAACTGATGAAAATGAGAATTTGGAGGCAAATAAAGGCTTTGAAAATTCTTTTGGATTGCAATATGATCCCAAATCTGTTGTTTTAGATTGCAGGCTTTGTGGCGCGAGTGTTGGATTATGGGCTTTCTCCACTGTCCAACGGCCTGTAGAGTTATTCAGATTATTTGGATGCGAGGAAGTCAATCCTGGAGTCCACGATTCTGGCCATGAAAGCGATGTCTGTGAGGTTCCTTTTAATAGTGGGTCATCATCTATGGAGCAatcttcaaattcaaaattaactatagCTGGGGGTCCTCCACCAACACGACAAAactttaaagcaagaatctaTGTACCTGTTATTGGCGAGAGTTTAAGGGCTAGACTTTTGTATCATCCAGAGATTAGAGATCAGATATACAGTAATCCAAAAAATACTCTAGTAGAATCCAATTGTAATAGGATTCTGGGAGAAATAGATTGTTTCAATAATAGTGTTAATCAGCTAGGTGTTCCGTTAGCGGACTTGAGAActttaaatggaaaaaaagatGGTCAAGTGAATTGTAATTCTAAAAGCAGTGATCAGTCTCCTTGTTCAAACTATGATGTTTGTTCAGGAGATGATACTTTTAGAAACGTCACACCGTTGGAAGGAACCGACTTCACTGCAAAAGAAAATTCTCCTTATACTGGTATAGATGATTCTAATATTGGGGGTCAAATAGAGAGTTCGCAGAATTTAGTCCTAGATTCTTGCCAAAGTAATAACTTTCCTGAAAAGGTAGACAATGATAGAACTTGCAACTTAGCAGTAAAGAACTCTGATGCTATGCTTGTTGGTGAGTCTTCTGTTATGACTCAAGGTGCTAATGTTTCCCCTAGAAATGAAGGAGCTGAGGCTAATGATTCATCAGTTATGGTTACATCTGAAAAGTACTATCCAGAACAAAATGCAGAACCAGATAAG ATGAACTCCAGAGAAGACAAAACTTGTTCCAACAGCGAGGAAGGAGTGATTGCTGAAGTCCAGGCTGTACAAAACAATAAGGTCTTATCCTGTCCCAAAG GAAAGGATCTAAAGCGACTACATATGGATAAAATATCAGAGTTTGATCCGATCAGGCAGCACAGGCATTTTTGTCCATGGATTGCACCAATGAGTGGTGGGGCACCTGGATGGCAACAAACATTATCTGCTTTGCTTTATGGGAAAGATTTTCCTCATTCTTCACCTGTGTGTTCTACTTCAACCGTCTCCATGATTAAG GTTGATGATCCCATTGCCTCAGTTAGAAAGCTTTTCATGTCCCCTACGGCCAAAAGAACTAAAATCACTCGAGAATGA